In Prosthecomicrobium sp. N25, one DNA window encodes the following:
- a CDS encoding c-type cytochrome yields the protein MTRPSSPSRPSDGPRHRRAAGRAAILALMLAAPAVQAAEPGPARREALRNLLVQDCGSCHGLTLKGGLGRPLTPDAVADRSAEALAAIILDGVPGTPMPPWRGLLTPEEALTIADIIKRGHIR from the coding sequence ATGACGCGACCGTCTTCGCCGTCGCGGCCCAGTGACGGGCCGCGGCACCGGCGGGCGGCCGGACGGGCCGCGATCCTGGCGCTGATGCTGGCCGCGCCGGCCGTGCAGGCGGCCGAGCCGGGGCCAGCGCGCCGGGAGGCCTTGCGCAACCTTCTCGTGCAGGACTGCGGGTCCTGCCACGGACTGACCCTGAAGGGCGGCCTCGGGCGGCCGCTGACGCCCGATGCGGTCGCCGACCGCAGCGCCGAGGCGCTCGCGGCGATCATCCTGGACGGCGTGCCGGGCACGCCCATGCCGCCCTGGCGCGGCCTCCTCACGCCCGAGGAGGCGCTCACCATCGCCGACATCATCAAGCGAGGCCACATCCGATGA
- the cobA gene encoding uroporphyrinogen-III C-methyltransferase: MMPKGKVHLVGAGPGDPELLTLKAARLIASARVLVHDRLVSDAILAMARPDAVLIDVGKSPKRHPVPQEAINEILIAQAKAGHDVVRLKGGDPFIFGRGGEEALALAEAGIACEIVPGITAAQGAAASVGIPLTHRGVAEHVTYLTGHCRADQPLDVDFSKLADSDGTLVVYMGLATIAEIAGQLLAHGLPSATPVLVVNRATTDRERHLLSTLAEIAEDVAASALEGPCLFVIGAVAGLAGRLGRIRDDATVFAVAAQ; the protein is encoded by the coding sequence ATGATGCCCAAGGGCAAGGTTCACCTCGTCGGCGCGGGTCCGGGAGACCCCGAACTCCTCACCCTCAAGGCGGCGCGACTGATCGCCAGCGCGCGGGTGCTGGTGCACGACCGCCTCGTCTCGGACGCCATCCTGGCGATGGCCCGGCCGGACGCGGTCCTGATCGACGTGGGCAAGAGCCCGAAGCGGCACCCCGTGCCGCAGGAGGCCATCAACGAGATCCTGATCGCCCAGGCGAAGGCCGGCCACGACGTCGTCCGCCTGAAGGGTGGCGATCCGTTCATCTTCGGCCGCGGCGGCGAGGAGGCCCTGGCGCTCGCCGAGGCGGGCATCGCCTGCGAGATCGTTCCGGGCATCACGGCCGCCCAAGGGGCCGCGGCGAGCGTCGGCATCCCACTCACCCACCGGGGCGTCGCCGAGCACGTCACCTACCTGACCGGCCATTGCCGCGCCGACCAGCCACTCGACGTGGACTTCTCCAAGCTCGCGGACTCGGACGGCACGCTCGTCGTCTACATGGGCCTCGCCACCATCGCGGAGATCGCGGGCCAACTGCTCGCCCACGGGCTGCCGTCCGCCACGCCGGTGCTGGTCGTCAACCGTGCGACCACCGACCGCGAGCGCCATCTGTTGTCGACCCTGGCGGAGATCGCCGAGGACGTGGCGGCGAGTGCCCTCGAGGGGCCCTGCCTTTTCGTCATCGGGGCGGTGGCCGGGCTCGCCGGGCGCCTGGGGAGGATCCGCGATGACGCGACCGTCTTCGCCGTCGCGGCCCAGTGA
- a CDS encoding cytochrome D1 domain-containing protein, translating into MPLRIQSEAGLLGSVALVVALSLTGGAAAQTQPNPADVKKHETTPGGQYQPSLDVLGEKAVEQPGTKPGSPQLSEAEFKRANQIYFERCAGCHGVLRKGATGKPLTTDVTKKNGYEYLRDFITYGSPAGMPNWGTSNELTKDEVDLMARYLLNDPAQPPEFGMAEMRASWKVVVPVEQRPTKQMNKLDIDNLFSVTLRDTGEVALIDGATKQIVTRLKTGYAVHISRISASGRYLYVIGRDAKINLIDLWMETPATVAELKVGNEARSVETSKYKGYEDKYAIAGAYWPPQYVLMDGATLEPLKIVSTRGMIYDEQTYHPEPRVASIVASHFKPEFLVNVKETGKIRLVDYSDIKNLKETEIEAERFLHDGGFDSSKRYFMVAANARSKVAVVDMKESRLVKVIDTKGQTPHPGRGANFVHPKYGPVWATGHLGDETITLIGTDPEKHPKEAWTVVQTLSGQGGGSLFLKTHPKSHYLYVDTTLNPEPEIASSVAVFDIKDLGQDKPKYKVLPIGEWSGIKEGQRRVVQGEFNKDGTEIWFSVWNGKSQESAIVVVDDQTLKLKNVIKDKSLVTPTGKFNVLNTRDDIY; encoded by the coding sequence ATGCCCCTACGCATTCAATCGGAGGCCGGACTCCTCGGCAGCGTCGCGCTTGTCGTGGCGCTCTCGCTGACCGGCGGCGCCGCCGCGCAGACGCAACCGAACCCGGCGGACGTGAAGAAGCACGAGACGACGCCCGGCGGCCAGTATCAGCCGAGCCTCGACGTGCTCGGCGAGAAGGCCGTCGAGCAGCCCGGCACCAAGCCCGGCTCGCCGCAGCTCAGCGAGGCCGAATTCAAGCGCGCGAACCAGATCTACTTCGAGCGCTGCGCCGGCTGCCACGGCGTGCTCCGCAAGGGCGCGACCGGCAAGCCGCTGACGACCGACGTCACCAAGAAGAACGGCTACGAGTACCTGCGTGACTTCATCACCTACGGGTCTCCGGCCGGCATGCCGAACTGGGGCACGTCGAACGAGCTGACCAAGGACGAAGTGGACCTGATGGCCCGCTACCTGCTGAACGACCCGGCGCAGCCGCCGGAGTTCGGCATGGCCGAGATGCGGGCGAGCTGGAAGGTCGTGGTGCCGGTCGAACAGCGGCCGACCAAGCAGATGAACAAGCTCGACATCGACAACCTCTTCTCGGTGACGCTCCGCGACACCGGCGAGGTGGCGCTGATCGACGGCGCGACGAAGCAGATCGTGACCCGGCTGAAGACCGGCTACGCGGTCCACATCTCGCGCATCTCCGCCTCGGGACGCTACCTCTACGTGATCGGCCGCGACGCCAAGATCAACCTGATCGACCTGTGGATGGAGACGCCGGCGACGGTCGCCGAGCTCAAGGTCGGCAATGAGGCCCGCTCGGTCGAGACCTCGAAGTACAAGGGCTACGAGGACAAGTACGCGATCGCGGGGGCCTACTGGCCGCCTCAGTACGTGCTGATGGACGGCGCCACGCTCGAGCCGCTCAAGATCGTGTCCACGCGCGGCATGATCTACGACGAGCAGACCTACCATCCCGAGCCGCGCGTCGCCTCGATCGTGGCCTCGCATTTCAAGCCCGAGTTCCTGGTCAACGTGAAGGAGACGGGCAAGATCCGCCTGGTCGACTACTCGGACATCAAGAACCTGAAGGAGACCGAGATCGAGGCCGAGCGCTTCCTGCACGACGGCGGATTCGACTCCTCGAAGCGGTACTTCATGGTCGCCGCCAACGCCCGCAGCAAGGTGGCGGTCGTCGACATGAAGGAGAGCCGGCTCGTCAAAGTCATCGACACCAAGGGCCAGACGCCGCATCCCGGGCGCGGCGCCAACTTCGTGCATCCGAAATACGGACCGGTCTGGGCGACCGGGCATCTCGGCGACGAGACGATCACGCTCATCGGTACCGACCCGGAGAAGCATCCGAAGGAGGCCTGGACGGTCGTCCAGACACTGTCCGGACAGGGCGGCGGCTCGCTGTTCCTGAAGACGCACCCGAAGTCGCACTACCTCTACGTCGACACGACGCTCAATCCCGAGCCCGAGATCGCCTCCTCGGTGGCGGTGTTCGACATCAAGGACCTCGGCCAGGACAAGCCCAAGTACAAGGTCCTGCCGATCGGCGAGTGGTCAGGCATCAAGGAAGGCCAGCGCCGCGTGGTGCAGGGCGAGTTCAACAAGGACGGGACCGAGATCTGGTTCTCGGTGTGGAACGGCAAGTCGCAGGAATCGGCGATAGTGGTCGTCGACGACCAGACGCTGAAGCTGAAGAACGTCATCAAGGACAAGAGCCTGGTGACCCCGACCGGCAAGTTCAACGTCCTCAATACACGCGACGACATCTACTGA
- a CDS encoding 4Fe-4S binding protein, translating into MRCLARVLLLLALLVAGLSPTPARTAELAALFFGAGAAAGPVEGDPPARPVTRDGVLLGYLLSTHEVSGSLGYSGKPIDVQVGLDTAGRIAGARLVRHEEPILVVGISQERLAAFVEALAGADPSRPLTFRGESSRSAEGIDRIAGATVSSTVIAEAVLRSARAVALSRGLLGTGPGRPRLDRERYAVRTWPELQAEGAVTRLTLRPADVAARLGLPADDQDGTFLDLAVALATPPTIGQNLVGRRLFESALAGAGPEDSHLFVAGDGLYSFKGTAWRQSGTFDRIELRQGALTLKLAADHHQGLTGLPAALGAPAFREYALFRIDAASGFDPTAPFSLAVLVTRERPDGTVATGEWLLPYRVPDAYVVRPPPAVAPSADAPAWHGIWWSRRGELAGLGVMLTVLTGILLFQDAVVRNPTRYKVVRLGFLAATVGFLGLYAGAQLSVVNVVTFAQALLAGFRWDLFLVDPLVFVLWSFVAVALVFWGRGVFCGWLCPFGALQELANAAARRLGIRQVRMPWALHERLWMLKYIGFLAIMALSLQSVADAFRLAEIEPFKTVVILKFARDWPFVLYALALLAAGLFVERFYCRYLCPLGAGLALPAKLKLFDWLHRRPQCGRECHVCETTCTVEAIDPIGRISANECIYCLRCQANYHDADTCLVLKQRARRRAPEAGEGASHG; encoded by the coding sequence ATGCGCTGCCTGGCCCGCGTTCTCCTCCTGCTGGCCCTCTTGGTCGCCGGCCTCTCGCCGACACCCGCCCGCACCGCCGAGCTCGCGGCGCTGTTCTTCGGCGCCGGCGCGGCCGCCGGCCCCGTGGAGGGCGACCCGCCCGCCCGCCCCGTGACGCGCGACGGCGTCCTCCTCGGCTACCTCCTGTCCACCCACGAGGTCTCCGGCTCGCTCGGCTACTCCGGCAAGCCGATCGACGTTCAGGTCGGACTGGACACCGCGGGCCGGATCGCCGGGGCGCGCCTCGTCCGCCACGAGGAACCCATCCTGGTCGTGGGCATCTCCCAGGAGCGGCTGGCCGCCTTCGTGGAGGCGCTGGCCGGAGCCGATCCGAGCCGGCCGCTCACGTTCCGGGGCGAATCCTCGCGCTCTGCGGAGGGCATCGACCGGATCGCCGGCGCCACCGTGTCCTCCACCGTCATCGCCGAGGCCGTCCTGCGCTCCGCGCGCGCCGTCGCCCTGTCGCGCGGCCTGCTCGGGACGGGCCCCGGACGGCCCCGCCTCGACCGCGAACGATACGCGGTCCGGACCTGGCCCGAGCTCCAGGCCGAGGGGGCCGTCACCCGTCTGACCCTCCGGCCAGCCGACGTCGCCGCCCGCCTCGGCCTGCCCGCGGACGACCAGGACGGCACCTTCCTGGATCTCGCCGTCGCGCTCGCGACGCCGCCGACCATCGGCCAGAACCTCGTCGGACGACGCCTCTTCGAGAGCGCCCTGGCGGGCGCCGGGCCGGAGGACAGCCACCTCTTCGTGGCCGGCGACGGCCTCTATTCCTTCAAGGGCACCGCCTGGCGCCAGTCCGGCACCTTCGACCGCATCGAGCTGCGCCAGGGCGCGCTGACCCTGAAGCTCGCCGCCGACCATCACCAGGGCCTGACAGGACTGCCCGCCGCGCTCGGCGCGCCCGCCTTCCGCGAATACGCCCTGTTCCGGATCGACGCCGCGTCCGGATTCGACCCCACGGCGCCCTTCTCGCTCGCCGTCCTCGTCACGCGCGAGCGGCCGGACGGCACGGTGGCGACGGGCGAATGGCTCCTGCCCTACCGTGTCCCCGACGCCTATGTGGTCCGCCCCCCGCCCGCCGTCGCGCCGTCCGCCGATGCCCCCGCCTGGCATGGCATCTGGTGGTCCCGCCGCGGCGAGCTGGCCGGCCTCGGTGTCATGCTGACCGTCCTCACGGGCATCCTGCTCTTCCAGGATGCGGTCGTCCGGAATCCGACCCGCTATAAGGTCGTCCGCCTCGGCTTCCTAGCGGCGACGGTCGGCTTCCTGGGCCTCTACGCGGGCGCGCAGCTCTCCGTCGTCAATGTCGTCACCTTCGCGCAGGCCTTGCTGGCCGGCTTCCGCTGGGACCTCTTCCTCGTCGACCCGCTGGTCTTCGTCCTCTGGTCCTTCGTGGCGGTCGCCCTGGTGTTCTGGGGGCGCGGCGTGTTCTGCGGCTGGCTCTGCCCCTTCGGCGCCCTGCAGGAACTCGCCAACGCCGCCGCCCGCCGGCTCGGCATCCGCCAGGTTCGCATGCCCTGGGCCCTGCACGAGCGGCTCTGGATGCTCAAGTACATCGGCTTCCTGGCCATCATGGCGCTGTCGCTGCAATCGGTGGCGGACGCCTTCCGGCTCGCCGAGATCGAGCCGTTCAAGACGGTCGTGATCCTGAAGTTCGCCCGCGACTGGCCCTTCGTCCTCTACGCCCTCGCGCTCCTCGCCGCCGGCCTCTTCGTCGAGCGCTTCTACTGCCGCTATCTCTGCCCGCTCGGCGCCGGGCTCGCCCTGCCGGCCAAGCTGAAGCTCTTCGACTGGCTGCACCGGCGCCCGCAATGCGGCCGGGAATGCCACGTCTGCGAGACCACCTGCACCGTCGAGGCGATCGACCCGATCGGCCGCATCAGCGCCAACGAATGCATCTACTGCCTGCGCTGCCAGGCGAACTACCACGACGCCGACACCTGCCTGGTGCTGAAGCAGCGGGCCCGTCGACGCGCGCCCGAGGCCGGCGAAGGAGCGTCCCATGGCTGA
- a CDS encoding FAD:protein FMN transferase produces MAEPDRPPTRRRVLALLAAAPVLASAPAPAGALRRTWRGTALGADAEIVLEGGEAETARAAVEAVRLEVERLEAVFSLFRADSALSRLNRTGRLDAPPHDLVACLAMARDVHRRTGGRFDPTVQPLFEATAAWFADHDGPPPPAALAEARAAIGFGRVAADGAAVVLPPGVRLTLNGVAQGWIADRAAGILAAHGFAAVLADLGEIRAGGPPARGLWRVGLRGGGERTLAAGALAVSAPDGLRFRGGPYHHLFDPLTGRPADLWQRIVVTAPTAAEADALATGLASAPPEVIAEIVKDRNDLTVAVRDQAGREFVFG; encoded by the coding sequence ATGGCTGAGCCCGACCGGCCTCCGACCCGCCGCCGCGTCCTGGCCCTCCTCGCCGCCGCGCCGGTGCTCGCCTCCGCCCCGGCCCCCGCCGGTGCCCTCCGCCGGACCTGGCGCGGCACGGCCCTCGGCGCCGACGCCGAGATCGTCCTGGAGGGCGGGGAGGCGGAGACCGCCCGCGCCGCTGTCGAGGCCGTCCGCCTGGAGGTGGAGCGCCTCGAGGCGGTCTTCAGCCTGTTCCGCGCCGACAGCGCCCTCTCCAGGCTCAACCGCACCGGCCGGCTCGACGCCCCGCCCCACGACCTCGTCGCCTGCCTCGCGATGGCCCGCGACGTCCACCGGCGCACGGGCGGGCGCTTCGACCCGACCGTCCAGCCCCTCTTCGAGGCGACCGCCGCCTGGTTCGCCGACCACGACGGCCCGCCCCCGCCGGCGGCGCTGGCCGAGGCCCGCGCGGCGATCGGCTTCGGCCGCGTCGCGGCGGACGGCGCGGCGGTCGTCCTGCCGCCCGGCGTCCGGCTGACCCTCAACGGCGTCGCCCAGGGGTGGATCGCCGACCGCGCCGCCGGGATTCTGGCGGCCCACGGTTTCGCCGCCGTCCTCGCCGACCTCGGCGAGATCCGCGCCGGAGGCCCCCCGGCCCGAGGCCTCTGGCGCGTCGGGCTACGCGGCGGCGGCGAGCGGACCCTGGCCGCCGGCGCCCTCGCGGTCTCTGCCCCCGACGGGCTGCGCTTCCGCGGCGGCCCCTACCACCACCTCTTCGACCCCCTGACCGGCCGCCCCGCCGACCTCTGGCAGCGCATCGTCGTCACCGCCCCCACCGCCGCCGAAGCCGACGCCCTGGCCACCGGCCTGGCATCGGCCCCCCCGGAGGTCATCGCCGAGATCGTGAAGGACAGGAACGACCTCACGGTCGCCGTCCGCGACCAGGCCGGCCGCGAGTTCGTGTTCGGGTGA